ACGACGGCTACTGCAGCGATCCTAGTCCCATTCCTCGCCGATACCGCGCAGCGAGAACGGTCCAACGGGGAGGTTGTACCCCTCCTCGAGCGCCGTATCAACCTGCTCCTCCGTCGCGATCCCTTCGTCGACGATTTTCTGGGCCTCGGCGCGCATCGCCGCGTGACAGCGGTTTGCAATGAAGCCGTAGGAGCCCGGATCGTCGTCGATGGTGACTCGCGTCTTGTCGAGTTCGTCGACCAGTTCCTCGGCGCGTTCGACCACCGCCTCGTCGGTCTCGGGGGCTTTCACGACTTCGACCATCGACATGATCGGGACCGGGTTGAAAAAGTGCATCACGGCTACGCGCGAGGGGTCCGAGACGGCGTTCGCGATTGAGGTCACGGAGAAGCCGCTCGTGTTCGAGTACAGCGGCTGGTCGTCGGTGACCGCATCCAGGTCGCGAAAGACTTGGCCCTTGA
Above is a window of Natronorubrum tibetense GA33 DNA encoding:
- a CDS encoding 3-hydroxyacyl-CoA dehydrogenase family protein, with product MAQEAAAVVGGGIMGAGIAQVLARNGYDVRVREINEELAAEAEERIVEGNYGLNDAVEGGYLSEAEKAETLERLTFTTDLEEATDGTEFVIEAVTEKLSIKGQVFRDLDAVTDDQPLYSNTSGFSVTSIANAVSDPSRVAVMHFFNPVPIMSMVEVVKAPETDEAVVERAEELVDELDKTRVTIDDDPGSYGFIANRCHAAMRAEAQKIVDEGIATEEQVDTALEEGYNLPVGPFSLRGIGEEWD